The Girardinichthys multiradiatus isolate DD_20200921_A chromosome 6, DD_fGirMul_XY1, whole genome shotgun sequence genome window below encodes:
- the gng12a gene encoding guanine nucleotide-binding protein G(I)/G(S)/G(O) subunit gamma-12a isoform X2, with protein sequence MSSKAQSSNNLNQARQTVQQLRLEARNERIKVSKASADLMNYCIECARTDPLLMGIPASENPFKEKKPCTIL encoded by the exons ATGTCTTCAAAGGCTCAGAGCTCCAATAACCTGAACCAGGCCCGGCAGACAGTGCAGCAGCTGAGACTAGAGGCGAGAAACGAGAGGATAAAG GTCTCCAAAGCCTCTGCAGACCTTATGAACTACTGCATCGAATGTGCCAGGACTGACCCCCTCCTCATGGGCATCCCTGCTTCAGAAAACCCTTTCAAGGAGAAAAAGCCTTGCACTATATTGTAG